From Candidatus Manganitrophaceae bacterium, one genomic window encodes:
- the lspA gene encoding signal peptidase II, producing MAPVKERPPVVQVQSKLIFLTLVGGGTIILDQVTKFYIQQAIRLNESVIVIHDFFSLTYIRNPGAAFGFFADQSAGFRSIFFFIISVIALSLLLFFFAQTPKEDTSNLLAISLLFGGAIGNLIDRLRLGEVVDFLDFYIGRFHWPAFNVADSAITVGISLLMFYLFWPKKEMQTAGLRGCE from the coding sequence ATGGCCCCGGTGAAGGAGCGACCTCCCGTGGTACAGGTCCAGAGTAAACTTATCTTCTTGACTTTGGTCGGGGGTGGAACTATCATTCTGGACCAAGTCACCAAATTTTACATTCAGCAAGCGATCCGTCTTAACGAGTCTGTGATTGTGATTCATGATTTCTTTTCTCTGACCTACATCCGAAATCCGGGGGCCGCCTTCGGATTCTTTGCAGATCAGAGTGCGGGCTTCCGTTCTATCTTCTTCTTTATTATTTCCGTGATTGCACTCTCTCTTCTTCTCTTCTTTTTTGCTCAAACACCCAAAGAAGATACTTCCAATTTGCTGGCGATCTCTCTTCTCTTCGGGGGGGCGATCGGGAATCTCATCGACCGGCTGCGATTGGGAGAGGTGGTTGATTTCCTCGACTTCTATATCGGCCGATTTCATTGGCCGGCGTTTAATGTCGCCGATTCGGCGATTACGGTCGGTATCTCCTTGTTGATGTTTTATCTTTTTTGGCCAAAAAAAGAGATGCAGACCGCCGGATTAAGAGGCTGTGAGTGA
- the ileS gene encoding isoleucine--tRNA ligase, translating to MEKKADYKQSLHLPKTDFPMRANLTQREVEQLAQWENDRLYERIQREHAGHEKYILHDGPPYANGHIHIGHALNKILKDFVVKSRAMSGRSAPYVPGWDCHGLPIEHQVFKELGPKKQGMSKTEIRKRCREYAEKFVQIQREEFKRLGVLGDWEHPYLTMTPDYEAAIVREFGKVVAAGGVYKGKKPVLWCPVDETALAEAEVEYADHTSPSIYVKFSVKDPKGKFAVRPDGETFVVIWTTTPWTLVANEAIALHPSFTYRLVKTPAGELILAEKLIDACMKRFHFEPGTYEITEGAWAGSELEGVLCRHPWLDRDAPVILGEHVTLEQGTGCVHTAPGHGQEDYEVGLRYHLPVYAPVDNQGRFTNEAGEFAGQRVFEANRAIIDLLKTRGMLLKEEAIAHSYPHCWRCKNPVIFRATEQWFISMEKNHLRRRAIETIEHGVEWIPKWGKDRILGMMQSRPDWCISRQRVWGVPIVAFDCLDCGTVLYSKEIADYVADLMEKEGGSDLWFSKSASELLPSGTACPSCKGGRFQQEHDILDVWFESGVSHAAVLKNSKRWPELKWPANLYLEGSDQHRGWFHSSLLTALETDGRAPYDAVLTHGFVVDGAGKKMSKSAGNVVAPQEVINKYGAEILRLWVSATDFREDVRISQDILGQLVEAYRKIRNTCRFLLSNLYDFHLSDGPVPEEDLLEIDRWALHRLQLLNEKVQRAYGEAEFHLIFHALNNFCAVDLSAFYLDILKDRLYASGAKSPERRAAQSVLLETLTTLVRLMAPILSFTAEEIWSFIPSDLKSAPSVHLTTFPPIRKLQPAEQTFLDHWNELISIREEVSRLLEQQRKEKKIGNSLEASIILYARGDAWVAHDFPFYKLLERYKNFLPTFFIVSQVELQPWDKKPEGISPVKEGLAIEVWPARGTKCERCWIYREDVGVKAEYPTLCGRCAGVISDGPGEGATSRGTGPE from the coding sequence ATGGAAAAGAAAGCCGATTATAAGCAAAGTTTGCATCTTCCGAAGACCGATTTTCCGATGCGGGCCAACCTCACGCAACGAGAGGTGGAGCAGCTGGCGCAGTGGGAAAATGATCGGCTCTACGAGCGCATTCAGCGCGAGCACGCCGGGCACGAGAAGTACATCCTTCACGACGGCCCTCCCTATGCCAACGGCCACATCCATATCGGCCATGCACTCAATAAAATTCTAAAAGATTTTGTCGTCAAATCGCGAGCAATGAGCGGCCGCTCGGCCCCTTATGTTCCCGGTTGGGATTGCCATGGTCTTCCGATCGAGCATCAGGTCTTCAAAGAGCTTGGCCCCAAGAAGCAGGGGATGAGCAAGACCGAGATCCGGAAGCGCTGCCGGGAGTATGCGGAAAAGTTCGTTCAGATTCAACGGGAGGAGTTCAAACGGCTCGGTGTCCTCGGCGACTGGGAGCACCCTTATCTCACGATGACCCCCGATTACGAGGCGGCGATCGTCCGGGAGTTCGGCAAGGTGGTCGCCGCGGGAGGGGTCTACAAGGGGAAGAAGCCGGTTCTCTGGTGTCCGGTCGATGAGACGGCGCTTGCCGAAGCGGAGGTCGAATACGCCGATCATACTTCGCCGTCGATCTATGTGAAGTTTTCGGTCAAAGATCCGAAAGGAAAGTTTGCCGTCCGGCCGGATGGAGAGACGTTCGTCGTCATCTGGACGACGACCCCCTGGACCCTCGTCGCCAATGAAGCGATCGCCCTTCATCCCTCGTTCACTTACCGATTGGTTAAAACACCGGCGGGTGAGCTCATCCTGGCGGAGAAATTGATCGACGCCTGCATGAAGCGCTTTCATTTCGAGCCGGGCACCTATGAAATCACCGAAGGGGCTTGGGCCGGGAGCGAGTTGGAGGGGGTGCTCTGCCGCCATCCTTGGCTCGACCGCGACGCCCCGGTTATCTTGGGCGAGCATGTAACGCTGGAGCAGGGGACCGGCTGCGTTCATACCGCGCCGGGGCATGGCCAGGAAGACTATGAAGTGGGGCTGCGGTACCATCTTCCCGTTTATGCGCCTGTCGATAATCAGGGGCGTTTTACGAACGAGGCGGGAGAATTCGCCGGGCAGAGGGTCTTCGAGGCAAACCGCGCCATTATTGATTTGTTGAAAACGCGCGGGATGCTTTTGAAGGAAGAGGCGATCGCCCACTCCTATCCGCACTGCTGGCGCTGTAAGAACCCGGTGATCTTCCGTGCGACCGAGCAGTGGTTCATTTCGATGGAGAAGAATCATCTGCGCCGACGGGCGATTGAGACGATTGAACACGGCGTCGAGTGGATTCCGAAGTGGGGGAAGGACCGCATCCTCGGAATGATGCAAAGCCGGCCCGACTGGTGCATCTCGCGCCAGCGCGTCTGGGGGGTGCCGATCGTTGCATTTGATTGCCTCGACTGCGGGACGGTCCTCTACTCGAAAGAGATCGCCGATTACGTCGCCGACCTGATGGAAAAGGAGGGGGGGAGCGACCTCTGGTTTTCGAAGTCGGCTTCGGAGCTTCTTCCGAGCGGAACGGCCTGTCCCTCTTGCAAAGGGGGTCGGTTTCAGCAAGAGCATGACATTCTCGACGTCTGGTTCGAATCGGGGGTCAGCCATGCGGCTGTTCTAAAAAATTCAAAACGATGGCCGGAGCTGAAGTGGCCGGCCAATCTTTATCTGGAAGGATCGGATCAGCACCGCGGCTGGTTCCACAGCAGCCTCTTGACGGCGCTGGAGACCGACGGGCGCGCCCCCTATGACGCGGTTCTCACGCACGGCTTCGTCGTCGACGGCGCCGGAAAGAAGATGTCGAAATCGGCCGGCAATGTGGTGGCCCCCCAGGAGGTGATCAATAAATATGGCGCCGAGATCCTCCGGCTCTGGGTGTCGGCGACCGATTTTCGGGAGGACGTCCGGATCTCGCAAGACATCCTCGGCCAATTGGTCGAGGCCTACCGAAAAATTCGGAACACCTGCCGCTTCCTTCTCAGCAATCTTTACGATTTTCATCTCTCGGACGGTCCGGTCCCTGAGGAAGATCTCTTGGAGATCGATCGCTGGGCGCTTCATCGTCTTCAGCTTTTAAATGAAAAAGTCCAGCGGGCGTACGGAGAGGCGGAGTTCCACCTGATCTTTCATGCGCTGAACAATTTCTGCGCGGTCGATCTCTCCGCCTTCTACCTCGACATCCTCAAAGACCGCCTTTATGCATCGGGGGCGAAATCGCCCGAGCGGCGCGCCGCGCAATCGGTCCTGCTCGAAACACTGACGACGCTCGTTCGATTGATGGCGCCGATCCTCTCCTTTACCGCGGAAGAAATTTGGAGCTTTATCCCAAGCGATCTCAAGTCGGCGCCGAGTGTTCATTTGACCACCTTCCCCCCGATCAGGAAATTGCAACCGGCGGAGCAAACATTCCTAGATCACTGGAATGAATTGATTAGTATTCGAGAAGAAGTATCCCGTCTCTTAGAACAGCAGCGCAAGGAAAAGAAGATCGGAAATTCTCTAGAGGCGAGTATTATTTTGTATGCTAGAGGTGATGCTTGGGTTGCTCATGACTTTCCTTTTTACAAACTTTTAGAGCGGTATAAAAATTTTCTTCCTACGTTTTTTATCGTATCACAGGTTGAGCTGCAACCCTGGGACAAAAAGCCGGAGGGAATCTCTCCCGTTAAGGAAGGTCTGGCTATAGAGGTTTGGCCTGCCAGAGGAACCAAGTGCGAGCGGTGTTGGATCTACCGTGAAGATGTCGGGGTGAAGGCAGAATATCCGACCCTTTGCGGACGGTGTGCAGGGGTGATTTCCGATGGCCCCGGTGAAGGAGCGACCTCCCGTGGTACAGGTCCAGAGTAA
- a CDS encoding CCA tRNA nucleotidyltransferase: MEIFIELLWRRLDQARALFPFLAALEERFPAGEIYLVGGAVRDLLLGRETKDYDFLIRGIPAEALKEFLRSYGKVNWVGKSFGVYKFMPKGLGLEEPIDIALPRTERSFMKGGGRRDFEVQSDPQLPVEEDLRRRDFTVNAIAADLKQKRLIDPFGGVADLKSGLLRAVGEPAQRFAEDTSRLLRGLRFACQFGFDLEEKTWRALCGGISALSAVREEGTPVVPREIVAKEFVKAVVSDPVRAFDLWDESGAFRELIPELLRMKGCPQPEMYHTEGDVWTHTRLALSILASPAFQEEFGHTYDAETALAVLFHDIGKPYTLQTPERHGVDRIRFNNHDQVGARLAREISGRLKLSSYAKGSRYHVDEEALAWLIEKHLILVHGEVDQLRAATIEKNFLTPYRPGAKLLQLIFCDGSATIPPAGAPQLVYYHRLRERIRGMEALSAERSRVPPPLLSGGEVMELLGLSPGPEVGKCLALLREEQLSGRVHGRPEAVDFIRKQQLKNGRE; encoded by the coding sequence ATGGAAATCTTCATCGAGCTTCTCTGGCGTCGGTTGGATCAGGCACGGGCATTATTTCCCTTCTTGGCGGCGCTGGAGGAGCGCTTTCCGGCAGGAGAAATCTACCTGGTCGGCGGCGCGGTTCGAGATCTTCTTCTGGGGCGGGAGACGAAGGATTATGATTTTTTAATCCGGGGGATTCCCGCCGAAGCGTTAAAAGAATTTCTTCGATCTTATGGAAAGGTCAACTGGGTCGGAAAGAGCTTCGGGGTTTATAAATTCATGCCGAAGGGCCTCGGTTTAGAAGAGCCGATCGATATTGCCCTGCCGCGGACGGAGCGCTCTTTTATGAAGGGGGGCGGTCGCCGGGACTTTGAGGTTCAGAGCGATCCGCAGCTGCCGGTGGAAGAGGACCTGCGCCGGCGCGATTTTACCGTCAACGCCATCGCGGCCGATTTAAAACAGAAGCGGCTGATCGATCCCTTTGGCGGCGTCGCCGATCTGAAGTCCGGTCTGCTTCGGGCGGTCGGGGAGCCGGCGCAGCGCTTTGCCGAGGATACCTCCCGTCTGCTGCGCGGGTTGCGCTTTGCCTGTCAGTTCGGCTTCGATCTGGAAGAGAAAACCTGGCGGGCGCTCTGCGGCGGAATCTCCGCCCTCAGCGCCGTTCGCGAAGAGGGCACCCCGGTGGTTCCGCGCGAGATCGTCGCAAAAGAATTTGTGAAAGCGGTCGTCTCCGATCCGGTTCGGGCGTTCGACCTCTGGGATGAGAGCGGCGCCTTTCGGGAGCTGATTCCGGAGCTTCTCCGGATGAAAGGATGCCCCCAGCCGGAGATGTACCATACAGAGGGAGATGTCTGGACCCACACCCGCCTCGCCCTCTCTATCCTTGCATCGCCCGCTTTCCAGGAAGAGTTTGGTCATACTTATGACGCGGAGACGGCGCTTGCCGTCCTCTTTCACGACATCGGCAAGCCGTACACGCTCCAAACACCGGAGCGGCACGGGGTCGATCGGATTCGGTTCAACAACCATGATCAGGTCGGCGCGCGGCTGGCACGGGAGATTTCCGGACGGCTGAAGCTGTCGAGCTATGCCAAGGGGAGCCGGTATCATGTCGATGAAGAGGCGCTTGCCTGGTTGATCGAAAAACATTTGATTCTGGTGCACGGCGAGGTCGATCAGCTGCGGGCCGCCACAATTGAAAAAAACTTCCTGACGCCGTATCGGCCGGGAGCCAAGTTGCTGCAGCTGATCTTCTGCGACGGCAGTGCGACGATTCCTCCCGCCGGCGCGCCGCAGCTGGTGTACTATCATCGGCTCAGAGAGCGGATCCGCGGAATGGAGGCGCTCAGCGCAGAGCGCTCGCGGGTTCCCCCGCCGCTTCTCTCGGGTGGCGAGGTGATGGAGCTCCTCGGTCTTTCTCCCGGACCGGAGGTCGGAAAATGTCTGGCGCTGCTTCGAGAAGAACAGCTCTCCGGTCGGGTTCACGGCCGGCCCGAGGCGGTCGATTTCATCCGCAAACAACAGCTTAAAAACGGCCGAGAATGA
- a CDS encoding sulfurtransferase TusA family protein, protein MKSDQVLDCKGMKCPMPILKTKMALETLRVGQILEMIATDKGSKPDIGAFIEQTGHALLSMNEHNGVYTYYIQKTK, encoded by the coding sequence ATCAAATCAGACCAGGTTCTTGACTGCAAAGGGATGAAATGTCCCATGCCGATCTTAAAAACCAAAATGGCTTTGGAAACGCTTCGCGTGGGACAAATTTTAGAAATGATTGCGACCGACAAAGGGTCGAAGCCCGATATAGGGGCGTTCATCGAGCAAACCGGCCATGCGTTGCTCTCGATGAATGAGCACAATGGCGTCTACACCTATTACATTCAGAAGACGAAGTAA